The genomic stretch ATGCGCCATGTTTTCAGCGGCGGCGCGGGCATGGTTCGCCAAAACCCGCAGTGTCATTTTATCAGTCATGAGCAGAGCCCTCGATATGCACAACGATGTTCGAAGCAAAATCCACCTCGGCCGTGCACTCCTGTGGAATGATCAGCGTCGTGTCTTCTTGTGAAACAATTGCTGGCCCGCGCAGCTGGGTGCCAGGGGACAAGGTCTCGCGCCGATACAGCGGAACATCGCGGTAGCTGCCGGTGTAGACCAAGACGGTTTTTTCTGACTCTGCCGTGCTGGCACTGACGGTTTGCGCCGGAATTTCAGGATTTGGGCCTGCGCCAACAATTGCCAGCCGCAGGTTCACAACCTCGATCAGCCCGTCTGGATCCGCAAAGTCATAGATACGGGCGTGGGTTTTGTGGAAAGCGTCAGCGATGTCACAGGCACTCTCCAGCCACTCTGGTTTGAGCGCAACTTCGATCTCAAAGCTTTGACCTGAATACCGCATGTCGGCGGTCAGCTGCAGTTCAGCGGGTCCATCATGGCCCTGCCTGCTCAGCCACGCATGGCCCTCTTGCGCAAGCTCTGTGAACTGCGCCTGTAAAGCAGGGACAAGTTTATCATCAAGCCCCGCAAAGACGGTGCGGATGAAATCCCCCCTCAGGTCAGCCACCAATCCACCAAGCGCTGACACAACACCGGGGCGTCGGGGGGCAAGAACCCGTGTCATACCCAGATCCCTTGCAAGGAAAGCCCCCAGCATCGGCCCGCCGCCGCCAAAGGGCAGCAATGTGAATTCCCTCAGATCGACACCTTCGCGTGACGCGAGCTTTTCGACCTCGACGAACATTTCGGACAGCGCAATGTTCAAGATCGCCTGAGCCGTTTCTTCGGTGCTGCGCTCTAGCTGCGCGGCCAACACAGCCACGGCCTGAATCGCCAGATCCCGATCCATCCGGAGCTGCCCATAGGCCAGATCACTATGCCCCAGCCAGCCGCAGACAGCCATTGCATCTGTCACCGTCGCCTCGGTGCCACCGCGCCCATAGCAGGCAGGCCCCGGGGTGGATCCAGCAGACCCCGGTCCCACCCGCAGGACACCATGGTCATCAACTGACGCAATGGAGCCGCCACCGATGGCAATTGAGCTGACAGAAACCGAAGGAATATACAGCGGGAAATCACCAATCATTTCCCCGGTGCCAAAATTCGCCGCGCCATCAATGATCAGGGCGATATCGGCAGAGGTGCCGCCAATATCCAGGGTCAGGATGCGGTCTTCTCCGGCCTGACGTGCCAGCCAGGCAGCGCCCGTCACACCAGATGCCGAGCCTGACAACAGCATGGAAACGCAGTTCTCTCGCCCGTCGCCTGCGCTCATCACACCGCCGTTTGATTTGGTGAGCAAAGCCTTTGCCGGGATATTCTTGCTGGCCAAACGCGTCTCTAGCGCGTCGAGATAACCGGCAACACGCGGGTGCACATAGCCATTCATAATCGCTGTACATCCGCGTTCATACTCGCGGATCACCGGCCAGACTTCGGAGGAGGTGAAGGCAAAAACCCCCGGTGCCATGTCCAATATCATGTCTTTCACCCGCCGCTCATGCGCGTCATTGCGCCAGCTGTGCAAGAAAGAAACGATAATGCCCTCAGCACCCGCCAAAAGCGCCTTTTGGATGGCTTCTGCAACAGAGCCTTCCTCCAGTGCGGTGGTTTCTTCCCCCTGTGCATTCAGCCGGGCAGTCACACCAAAGATATGATCACGCGAAATCAGCGGCGCAGCGCGGTGGCAAAACAGGGAATACATCTCGGGCATGCGCAGGCGCGCCAACTCAAGCACATCTTCAAAGCCGGCGTTGGTAATCATCGCCAGCTTGGCGCCTTTGCGCTGCAACACCGTGTTAATTCCCACGGTGGTCCCATGCACAAACCGCGTCACTGTCTCGGGCAAAAGCTGGTCCCGCTCTTCCAGCAGTGACAACCCTGTGGTCAGTTCCGCACCCGGATCATCGGGAGTTGTCAGAACTTTCAAAGTTGCCAAACGGCCGGAATTCACTTCCAGCGCACAGAAGTCCATGAAGGTGCCGCCAATATCGACGCCGATCTTCCAGTCTTCACGATGAGGTCTAGTCCCATCCATAATTTGCGTCCCTTTCAATCTGTTGTCCCTAAGGGAACAGATTGAGCGAAGACCGTCCAAGACGCTTACGGTGCAAATCCATAAGCCACACTTATGGCTATTCCGTGTCGTCCCTTTCACAGATCGCCCGCAGCTCTGCGGACATGATCTGATCGGCCTGGGACAATGGCCTGTCCTTTAGCGTCAACAAAGATAGGGGCAATTTGGGACTGTTGGCCAAGGGACGCACCACCACACCCTGAAATTGATGCCAAGGCAGCAGGGCATCCACCAAGGCGACACCCAACCCGGCCTGAACAAATCCAACCGCTGTAATTGAGGAATCAATTTCCAAATCGGGTTGAAACCCCAGCCCCTGCGCCTGCGCCGCCTGTTGCAATTCATCTCTGGGACGGGTCTGCGCCCGGTATGAAATAACGGTGCGATCCGCCAACATATCAAAACTGATTTCCGAGGCGCTGACCAGATCAGACTGTGCCGACATCAAGCAGCAGAAGGATGTCCTATCAATGACGTCTGCGCATATGTCTGGCGGCATTTGATCATCTAACGCCAGCGCCAATGTGGCGTCCCCTGCCCGCAACATGGATATCAAGGTGTTGATCGGGGCCACATGCGCGCGCAATTGAATGTTCGGGTGTTTTTGCCGCAGCATGGCCAATGCATTGGGTAAAACCGACATTGACGGCGGTGCCGACGCGGCAATACGGACAAGCCCCGACCGCCCCTTTCGCAGATCTGTCGATTTGCGGCGCAGACCTTCGAGCCCGGCAAAAAGGCGTTCGGCATCGGGATAAAGCTCTAGCGCCTCGGGGGTGGGATGCAGGCGCCCCTTTTCGCGACTAAACAGCAAAAACCCAAGCTCGTCTTCGGTGTGACGCAAGACCTGGCTGAGGGCCGGTTGCGAAATATTCAGCATACGGGCAGCACCTGTCACGGTGCCGATCCGCATGACGGCTGTAAACACTTCCAATTGGCGCGCGCGCATGACAACTCCATAGGCTATCCTTATAGGTGTCACAGAAAGCCGTCTTTGACGCAAGCGGTCGTTGCCTCTTTGATGGATGCAGGGGGTATTGTGCTGTGCATGTGATGATCTTAGGCGGCGGTCTTATGGGAACCGCCACGGCGTATTTTCTAACCCAACGCGGAGTCCGCGTGACGCTGATTGAGCGCGGCCATATTGGTGCCGGTGCAACCGTGGCCTCCTTTGGGAATATCAGACGGTCGGGGCGGTATCTGCCGCAGATGCCCCTGGCCAATCGCTCACTGGGGCTGTGGTCAAAACTGGAAACCTGGCTGGGTATGGATGTCGAATTCCGGGCAACCGGGCATTTGCGGCTTATCTTTGACCACGATGGCCTGGCCCTGATGCAGCAATTTCGCAAAGACGCGCTGGATTGGGGGTTGGAACTGGAGGTTCTGGAGCCAAAGGACATTCGCAAGCGGTTTCCGGGGCTGGGCCCCGATGCAATTGCGGCGTCTTTTTCGCCGGATGATGGCTCTGCCAACCCGCGCCTCATCAGCCCCGCCTTTGCAGGTGCTGCGGCGCGCGGCGGCGCCACCATTCACGAGCAGGCCCATGTTTCTGAAATCAGCAAAACGGCCAGCGGCTTTGAAGTGGTGACCTCAGCTGGTACATTTTCTGCCGACCTGCTTGTGAATTGCGCCGGCGCCTGGGGGCCTGACATCGCGCGCCGCTTTGGCGAAGAGGTTCCTATCACTTTGGCAGGGCCACAAATGGGGGTCACAGAGCCCCTGCCCCATCGCATTTTACCTGTGGTCGGGGTTTGGTCAAAACAACACGGGGCCTATTTGCGCCAAGTCGAGCGCGGCAATGTGGTCTTTGGCGGCGCGGTTGCGCGCACCCAGGTTGGGGCAGACGGATTTGCCAAGATT from Phaeobacter sp. G2 encodes the following:
- a CDS encoding hydantoinase/oxoprolinase family protein, with protein sequence MDGTRPHREDWKIGVDIGGTFMDFCALEVNSGRLATLKVLTTPDDPGAELTTGLSLLEERDQLLPETVTRFVHGTTVGINTVLQRKGAKLAMITNAGFEDVLELARLRMPEMYSLFCHRAAPLISRDHIFGVTARLNAQGEETTALEEGSVAEAIQKALLAGAEGIIVSFLHSWRNDAHERRVKDMILDMAPGVFAFTSSEVWPVIREYERGCTAIMNGYVHPRVAGYLDALETRLASKNIPAKALLTKSNGGVMSAGDGRENCVSMLLSGSASGVTGAAWLARQAGEDRILTLDIGGTSADIALIIDGAANFGTGEMIGDFPLYIPSVSVSSIAIGGGSIASVDDHGVLRVGPGSAGSTPGPACYGRGGTEATVTDAMAVCGWLGHSDLAYGQLRMDRDLAIQAVAVLAAQLERSTEETAQAILNIALSEMFVEVEKLASREGVDLREFTLLPFGGGGPMLGAFLARDLGMTRVLAPRRPGVVSALGGLVADLRGDFIRTVFAGLDDKLVPALQAQFTELAQEGHAWLSRQGHDGPAELQLTADMRYSGQSFEIEVALKPEWLESACDIADAFHKTHARIYDFADPDGLIEVVNLRLAIVGAGPNPEIPAQTVSASTAESEKTVLVYTGSYRDVPLYRRETLSPGTQLRGPAIVSQEDTTLIIPQECTAEVDFASNIVVHIEGSAHD
- a CDS encoding LysR family transcriptional regulator; this encodes MRARQLEVFTAVMRIGTVTGAARMLNISQPALSQVLRHTEDELGFLLFSREKGRLHPTPEALELYPDAERLFAGLEGLRRKSTDLRKGRSGLVRIAASAPPSMSVLPNALAMLRQKHPNIQLRAHVAPINTLISMLRAGDATLALALDDQMPPDICADVIDRTSFCCLMSAQSDLVSASEISFDMLADRTVISYRAQTRPRDELQQAAQAQGLGFQPDLEIDSSITAVGFVQAGLGVALVDALLPWHQFQGVVVRPLANSPKLPLSLLTLKDRPLSQADQIMSAELRAICERDDTE
- a CDS encoding FAD-binding oxidoreductase, which translates into the protein MGTATAYFLTQRGVRVTLIERGHIGAGATVASFGNIRRSGRYLPQMPLANRSLGLWSKLETWLGMDVEFRATGHLRLIFDHDGLALMQQFRKDALDWGLELEVLEPKDIRKRFPGLGPDAIAASFSPDDGSANPRLISPAFAGAAARGGATIHEQAHVSEISKTASGFEVVTSAGTFSADLLVNCAGAWGPDIARRFGEEVPITLAGPQMGVTEPLPHRILPVVGVWSKQHGAYLRQVERGNVVFGGAVARTQVGADGFAKIDPHNLSKQLQEVVKLVPALRQATIIRQWSGVEGYVEDMLPVMGPSGTTQGLFHAFGFCGHGFQLGPGVGDAMAELITTGSCTTPLAPFDIARFSA